One Salvia splendens isolate huo1 chromosome 22, SspV2, whole genome shotgun sequence DNA segment encodes these proteins:
- the LOC121787605 gene encoding LOB domain-containing protein 40-like gives MRLSCNGCRVLRKGCSQSCSIRPCLEWIKSPESQANATVFLAKFYGRAGLMNLINASPDNLRPTTFRSLLYEACGRIVNPVYGSVGLMWSGSWQLCQAAVEAVLKGAPIAPMPTDAAEAINGPPLKAFDIRHVTKEDTLSGSDELHRVRNRCRFKRARRSRVGSPDESGNGSALSHQSEPPDEESLASAQTPEPVAGHSLETEGEDGMGLDLTLGFEPIKGCVKPKSWKLGEAVGGSAEEAGLCKMELGLDFSAL, from the exons ATGAGACTGAGTTGTAACGGCTGTCGAGTGCTGCGCAAGGGCTGCAGCCAGAGTTGCAGCATAAGGCCGTGTTTGGAGTGGATCAAAAGCCCTGAATCCCAAGCCAACGCCACCGTCTTCCTCGCCAAATTCTACGGCCGCGCCGGCCTCATGAACCTCATCAATGCCTCCCCCGACAACCTCCGCCCTA CTACGTTTAGGTCTTTGCTGTACGAGGCGTGCGGGCGGATCGTGAATCCGGTTTACGGCTCGGTCGGGCTGATGTGGTCGGGCAGCTGGCAGCTCTGCCAGGCCGCGGTGGAGGCGGTGCTCAAGGGGGCTCCCATCGCCCCGATGCCCACCGACGCCGCCGAGGCCATAAACGGGCCGCCGCTTAAAGCCTTCGACATTCGCCACGTCACCAAAGAGGACACCCTCTCCGGGTCGGACGAATTGCACCGGGTCAGGAACCGCTGCCGTTTCAAGCGGGCCAGGAGGAGCCGGGTCGGGTCGCCAGACGAGAGCGGGAACGGCTCGGCTCTGAGCCATCAGTCTGAGCCGCCAGACGAGGAGAGTTTGGCTTCGGCTCAGACCCCCGAGCCGGTAGCGGGTCACAGCTTGGAAACGGAGGGCGAGGATGGGATGGGGCTGGATCTGACGCTTGGGTTTGAGCCGATTAAAGGCTGTGTTAAGCCGAAAAGTTGGAAGCTTGGTGAAGCTGTTGGCGGCTCGGCTGAGGAAGCTGGGCTTTGTAAAATGGAGCTGGGGCTTGATTTTTCGGCTTTGTGA